The following coding sequences are from one Syntrophales bacterium window:
- a CDS encoding YdcF family protein, translating to MMMFVLKKLVSRFFFPLALVIELLLLGVFLKKRRRSIVLAGVAILYLFSFAPFGYLILRPLESQYQPVSSSSLNKEVRWIVVLGGGSRGDKALTPEDRLGDASLKRLLEGVRLSRLIPQSRLVLSGGDYQGISPDALIMQQVALDQGVARERIILESASWDTIDQAKFLRDRLGQAPFYLVTSASHMPRAMRMFIRSGTQPIAAPTDFRAVWAPLQVTDFFPQAGTLANTERAFYEYLGLCWGLVRGQT from the coding sequence ATGATGATGTTCGTCCTTAAGAAGCTGGTCAGCCGATTTTTCTTTCCCCTGGCATTGGTTATAGAGCTTCTCCTCTTGGGTGTTTTTCTTAAGAAAAGAAGAAGGTCGATTGTTTTAGCGGGAGTTGCAATTCTTTACCTCTTTTCTTTTGCTCCCTTTGGCTACTTGATTTTGCGTCCTCTGGAAAGTCAATATCAACCCGTTTCATCGTCCAGTTTGAATAAAGAGGTGCGATGGATTGTGGTACTTGGCGGCGGTTCCCGGGGAGATAAAGCTCTCACTCCGGAAGACCGATTGGGTGACGCCAGCTTGAAACGTTTACTGGAAGGGGTGCGGCTCAGCCGCCTCATCCCTCAGTCGCGGTTGGTTCTTTCCGGTGGGGATTATCAGGGAATCTCTCCAGACGCCTTGATCATGCAGCAAGTTGCCCTTGATCAAGGTGTGGCACGGGAGAGAATAATATTGGAGTCGGCTTCCTGGGACACCATCGATCAGGCAAAATTTTTGCGGGATCGTTTGGGGCAGGCCCCTTTTTATCTGGTGACTTCTGCCAGCCATATGCCGCGAGCAATGAGGATGTTTATTCGTTCCGGCACGCAACCGATTGCGGCCCCTACAGATTTTCGGGCTGTATGGGCGCCTTTGCAAGTTACAGACTTTTTCCCGCAAGCCGGGACCTTGGCCAATACGGAAAGGGCCTTTTATGAGTATCTTGGGCTTTGTTGGGGGTTGGTAAGGGGGCAAACATAA
- a CDS encoding type II toxin-antitoxin system RelE/ParE family toxin translates to MPKLIPSEKFIEDAERFRRQPEIMKKIAKTLGLLERNPLHPGLHLERIVNDPTAWAARVDQRYRLSFDPEKTLPAGNPDWSASLHLLRLLDHDDLYRHPR, encoded by the coding sequence ATGCCGAAACTGATCCCGAGTGAGAAGTTCATTGAGGATGCGGAACGCTTTCGTCGTCAACCGGAGATCATGAAGAAGATCGCGAAGACCCTGGGTCTTCTTGAAAGAAATCCTCTCCATCCCGGCCTGCACTTGGAGCGCATCGTCAATGACCCGACGGCGTGGGCCGCTCGCGTGGACCAGCGATACCGCCTCTCCTTCGATCCGGAGAAAACGCTGCCGGCGGGAAACCCGGACTGGTCGGCATCGCTCCACCTCCTGCGTCTCCTCGACCATGACGACCTCTATCGCCATCCCCGCTGA